In Janibacter cremeus, a genomic segment contains:
- a CDS encoding IS30 family transposase, producing the protein MHHSLAARRVGVSLDTGRYWKRGVRRSHGRKIYPDGRVTGPPAKRPAMNKPMDQVVGTGRLLSLQERLAIADGVKQGVSMRSIAVGLGRAPSTITREVAAHRDATGGYSPYQGHHQSMNGRVRPKPSKLAAPGRLREYVVAALARKLSPEQISNRLKIDHPDDESMRVSHETIYQALYFQARGGLKREVQAALRTGRAMRKPQDRGVRRPRFVDEMVMISDRPACIADRAIPGHWEGDLIIGKDSGSAIGTLVERATRYVMLLHLPERHDALTVRDQLVAAVNDLPGHLRGSLTWDQGAEMAAHASFTMTTNMPVYFCDPASPWQRGSNENTNGLLRQYFPKGTDLSVHGPEELEYVAQELNARPRKTLDWATPAERLRDLLQSA; encoded by the coding sequence ATGCACCACTCCCTCGCGGCCCGCCGAGTCGGCGTGTCCCTCGATACGGGTCGGTACTGGAAGCGCGGGGTCCGGCGCAGCCACGGTCGAAAGATCTATCCCGATGGGCGCGTCACCGGCCCACCGGCCAAACGCCCGGCTATGAACAAGCCCATGGATCAAGTGGTGGGCACGGGCCGGCTGTTGTCGCTGCAGGAGCGGCTGGCCATCGCCGATGGGGTCAAGCAGGGCGTCTCGATGCGTTCGATCGCGGTGGGTCTGGGCCGGGCGCCCTCGACGATCACTCGGGAGGTCGCCGCCCACCGTGACGCCACGGGCGGGTACTCGCCCTACCAAGGGCATCACCAGTCGATGAACGGGCGTGTCCGGCCCAAGCCTTCGAAGCTGGCCGCGCCGGGTCGGCTGCGTGAGTATGTCGTTGCCGCGCTGGCACGGAAGTTGTCCCCGGAGCAGATCAGTAACAGGCTCAAGATCGACCATCCCGACGACGAGAGCATGCGCGTGAGCCACGAAACGATCTACCAGGCCTTGTACTTCCAGGCCCGTGGTGGACTCAAACGCGAGGTCCAGGCCGCGTTGCGCACCGGGCGGGCGATGCGTAAGCCACAGGACCGTGGGGTGCGTCGTCCGCGGTTCGTCGACGAGATGGTAATGATCAGTGACCGGCCGGCGTGCATCGCCGACCGGGCGATCCCGGGCCACTGGGAGGGCGATCTGATCATCGGCAAAGACAGTGGCTCAGCGATCGGGACACTGGTCGAACGCGCCACCCGGTACGTGATGCTGCTGCACCTACCTGAACGTCATGACGCGCTCACCGTGCGTGACCAGCTCGTGGCAGCCGTGAACGACCTTCCGGGGCATCTACGTGGGTCATTGACCTGGGACCAGGGCGCCGAGATGGCCGCACACGCCTCGTTCACGATGACCACCAACATGCCGGTCTACTTCTGTGACCCGGCCTCACCCTGGCAGCGCGGCAGCAACGAGAACACCAACGGGCTGCTGCGCCAGTACTTCCCCAAGGGCACCGACCTGAGCGTCCACGGCCCTGAAGAGCTGGAGTACGTCGCCCAAGAACTCAACGCCAGACCACGAAAGACGCTCGACTGGGCAACCCCAGCCGAGCGTCTTCGTGATCTACTTCAAAGCGCCTAA
- the infB gene encoding translation initiation factor IF-2 produces the protein MAKVRVHELAKELGVSSKALLTHLGDIGEFVKSASSTIEAPVVRKVKDNPPAPDPKVKKAAAKPAAKPSPAKPGPATPAPKAPAAEAPAPQAQPSTPAEPSQPAATPAPTPGPAAPKPGPAAPEQPAAEKPVTPEEPAAPEQPAAKASDEGAPAAKPGPKPPTPGPRPTQAKPSAGRPGPRPGNNPYASNQGMGTRREGGGGAGPRPGNNPFASSQGMPRPGQRPGGRGGAQGGQRPAAAAPGARPEGGGARPSPGMMPASSAVPRPGQRPGGRGGPGAGRGRPGAGPGSRPGGGGYRGGPGGRGGTQGAFGRGGGKRKQRKSKRAKRAEFEKMQAPSVGGVVVPRGDGTTKIRVRQGASMSDFAEKIDANPASLVTVMFNLGEMATATQSLDEDTFQLLGAELGYIIEIVSPEEEERALFESFDVDLDIGIEDEDEEDLQARPPVVTVMGHVDHGKTRLLDAVRNADTGGSEAGGITQHIGAYQIQTEHEGAERALTFIDTPGHEAFTAMRARGAKVTDIAILVVAADDGVMPQTIEALNHAQAADVPIVVAVNKVDVEGADPAKVRGQLTEYNLVAEEYGGETMFVDVSAKQSQNIDALLEAVLLTADAALDMRANPDRDARGVAIEANLDKGRGATATVLVQSGTLHVGDAIVTGSAHGRVRAMLDEHGNQVKEAGPSRPVQVLGLSSVPRAGDTFVVAPDDRTARQIAEKREAADRQASLAKARKRISLEDLDQVIAAGKIDTLNLIIKGDVSGSVEALEDALLQIDVGEEVDLRIIDRGVGAITLNNINLAMASDAIILGFNVRAEGQNAEVADREGVEIRYYGVIYQAIEEIEQALKGMLKPEYEEVELGSAEIREVFRSSKFGNIAGSIVRGGLIKRGAKARITRDGVVITEGLELTGLRRFKDDVTEVREGFECGINLGSFNDVQNGDLITTYEMREKPRV, from the coding sequence GTGGCCAAGGTCCGTGTCCACGAGCTCGCCAAGGAGCTCGGGGTTTCCAGCAAGGCCCTGCTCACCCACCTGGGTGACATAGGGGAGTTCGTGAAGTCTGCGAGCTCGACGATCGAGGCACCCGTCGTGCGCAAGGTGAAGGACAACCCGCCTGCGCCCGATCCCAAGGTGAAGAAGGCCGCCGCGAAGCCCGCGGCCAAGCCCTCACCCGCCAAGCCGGGACCGGCCACGCCGGCTCCCAAGGCGCCGGCCGCCGAGGCTCCTGCGCCGCAGGCGCAGCCGTCGACTCCCGCCGAGCCGTCCCAGCCCGCTGCCACGCCGGCTCCGACGCCCGGCCCCGCAGCACCCAAGCCCGGCCCGGCCGCTCCTGAGCAGCCGGCCGCCGAGAAGCCTGTCACCCCGGAGGAGCCGGCCGCCCCGGAGCAGCCGGCTGCCAAGGCGTCCGACGAGGGTGCCCCGGCTGCCAAGCCGGGCCCCAAGCCCCCGACTCCCGGCCCGCGTCCCACGCAGGCCAAGCCGAGCGCAGGCCGCCCGGGCCCGCGTCCGGGCAACAACCCCTACGCGTCCAACCAGGGCATGGGTACCCGTCGCGAAGGGGGCGGCGGCGCCGGTCCTCGTCCCGGCAACAACCCCTTCGCCTCCAGCCAGGGAATGCCCCGTCCGGGGCAGCGTCCCGGCGGTCGTGGCGGTGCCCAGGGCGGTCAGCGTCCGGCGGCAGCTGCTCCGGGTGCGCGTCCCGAGGGTGGCGGCGCTCGTCCGTCGCCCGGGATGATGCCGGCCAGCTCGGCCGTCCCGCGTCCGGGCCAGCGGCCCGGTGGTCGCGGCGGTCCCGGTGCCGGTCGTGGTCGTCCCGGTGCTGGCCCCGGCAGCCGTCCCGGCGGCGGTGGCTACCGCGGTGGCCCCGGTGGTCGTGGCGGCACCCAGGGTGCCTTCGGTCGTGGCGGCGGCAAGCGCAAGCAGCGCAAGTCGAAGCGGGCGAAGCGCGCCGAGTTCGAGAAGATGCAAGCACCGTCGGTGGGCGGCGTCGTCGTCCCCCGCGGCGACGGCACCACCAAGATCCGGGTGCGTCAGGGCGCTTCGATGAGCGACTTCGCGGAGAAGATCGACGCGAACCCCGCCTCGTTGGTCACCGTGATGTTCAACCTCGGTGAGATGGCCACGGCGACCCAGTCGTTGGACGAGGACACCTTCCAGCTGCTCGGCGCCGAGCTCGGATACATCATCGAGATCGTCTCGCCGGAGGAGGAGGAGCGCGCGCTCTTCGAGTCCTTCGACGTCGACCTGGACATCGGTATCGAGGACGAGGACGAGGAGGACCTGCAGGCCCGCCCGCCGGTCGTCACCGTCATGGGTCACGTCGACCACGGAAAGACGCGCCTGCTGGACGCCGTCCGCAACGCCGACACCGGTGGCAGCGAGGCCGGTGGCATCACGCAGCACATCGGTGCCTACCAGATCCAGACCGAGCACGAGGGCGCCGAGCGTGCGCTGACCTTCATCGACACCCCCGGTCACGAGGCGTTCACCGCCATGCGTGCCCGTGGTGCGAAGGTCACCGACATCGCGATCCTCGTGGTGGCTGCCGACGACGGCGTCATGCCGCAGACCATCGAGGCGCTCAACCACGCCCAGGCCGCCGACGTGCCGATCGTCGTCGCGGTCAACAAGGTGGACGTCGAGGGCGCGGACCCGGCGAAGGTGCGCGGTCAGCTGACCGAGTACAACCTCGTGGCCGAGGAGTACGGCGGCGAGACGATGTTCGTCGACGTCTCGGCCAAGCAGAGCCAGAACATCGACGCCCTGCTCGAGGCGGTCCTGCTCACGGCGGACGCGGCCCTGGACATGCGGGCCAACCCCGACCGGGACGCCCGTGGTGTCGCGATCGAGGCCAACCTGGACAAGGGCCGCGGCGCCACGGCGACCGTCCTCGTCCAGTCGGGCACGCTGCACGTCGGTGACGCCATCGTCACCGGGTCGGCCCACGGCCGCGTGCGAGCCATGCTCGACGAGCACGGCAACCAGGTGAAGGAAGCGGGCCCGTCCCGTCCGGTCCAGGTGCTCGGGCTCTCGTCCGTGCCGCGGGCCGGCGACACCTTCGTCGTCGCACCCGATGACCGCACTGCGCGCCAGATCGCCGAGAAGCGTGAGGCAGCCGACCGCCAGGCCAGCCTGGCCAAGGCCCGCAAGCGGATCAGCCTCGAGGACCTCGACCAGGTCATCGCCGCCGGCAAGATCGACACCCTCAACCTCATCATCAAGGGTGATGTGTCGGGTTCGGTCGAGGCGCTGGAGGACGCCCTCCTGCAGATCGATGTCGGCGAGGAGGTCGATCTGCGGATCATCGACCGTGGCGTCGGCGCGATCACGCTGAACAACATCAACCTGGCCATGGCCTCCGACGCGATCATCCTCGGCTTCAACGTGCGGGCCGAGGGGCAGAACGCCGAGGTCGCCGACCGCGAGGGCGTGGAGATCCGCTACTACGGCGTGATCTACCAGGCCATCGAGGAGATCGAGCAGGCCCTGAAGGGCATGCTCAAGCCGGAGTACGAGGAGGTCGAGCTCGGCTCGGCGGAGATCCGCGAGGTCTTCCGCTCCAGCAAGTTCGGCAACATCGCCGGTTCGATCGTCCGCGGCGGCCTGATCAAGCGAGGCGCCAAGGCGCGCATCACCCGCGACGGTGTCGTGATCACCGAGGGCCTCGAGCTGACCGGTCTGCGCCGCTTCAAGGACGACGTCACCGAGGTCCGCGAGGGCTTCGAGTGCGGTATCAACCTGGGCAGCTTCAACGACGTCCAGAACGGTGACCTGATCACCACCTACGAGATGCGCGAGAAGCCCCGCGTCTGA
- the rbfA gene encoding 30S ribosome-binding factor RbfA — protein MADPARARKIADRIKEVIAANLHQVIKDPDLGFVTITDVRVTGDLQHASVFYTVFGDDAQRDHSIEIMRAHRGKLRSLVGKQLGIRLTPTLDLFVDGLPETASHIEDLLASAKERDEELARSRTDAMPAGEADPYRTKGDDEQPPSAPE, from the coding sequence ATGGCCGACCCGGCCCGCGCCCGCAAGATCGCCGACCGCATCAAGGAGGTGATCGCCGCCAACCTGCACCAGGTCATCAAGGACCCCGACCTCGGGTTCGTCACGATCACCGATGTGCGCGTGACCGGCGATCTCCAGCACGCCTCGGTCTTCTACACCGTCTTCGGTGATGACGCCCAGCGCGACCACAGCATCGAGATCATGCGCGCCCACCGCGGCAAGCTGCGCTCCCTCGTCGGCAAGCAGCTCGGCATCCGGCTGACCCCGACGCTCGACCTCTTCGTCGACGGCCTGCCGGAGACGGCTTCGCACATCGAGGACCTGCTCGCCTCGGCCAAGGAACGCGACGAGGAGCTCGCCCGCTCCCGGACCGACGCCATGCCCGCCGGTGAGGCCGACCCGTACCGCACGAAGGGGGACGACGAGCAGCCCCCGTCCGCGCCGGAGTGA
- a CDS encoding YlxR family protein, giving the protein MIDPSRIGGRLVDVARTGLQCEAPQAGPIRTCIGCRGRDSRSTLLRIVVVTDDRGPTTAIPDPRRRVPGRGAWLHPDIACLEFAVRRRAFSRAFRQRVDGTDAVRAWLEDEPSSNQQEPTNRTHHSRERV; this is encoded by the coding sequence GTGATCGACCCGAGTCGGATAGGCGGTAGACTTGTGGACGTCGCTCGGACTGGACTCCAGTGCGAGGCACCTCAGGCAGGTCCGATCAGGACGTGCATCGGGTGTCGCGGACGGGATAGCCGATCGACACTGCTGCGCATCGTCGTGGTGACGGATGATCGTGGGCCGACCACGGCGATCCCGGACCCGCGTCGACGTGTGCCGGGTCGTGGGGCGTGGCTCCACCCCGACATCGCCTGCCTGGAGTTCGCCGTCCGGCGGCGGGCCTTCTCCCGTGCGTTCCGACAGCGGGTGGATGGGACCGACGCCGTCCGTGCCTGGCTCGAGGACGAGCCCAGCAGCAACCAGCAAGAACCGACCAACCGTACGCACCACAGCCGAGAGCGGGTTTGA
- a CDS encoding DUF4190 domain-containing protein yields the protein MTPPPAPGSRGPGDKNPLILSIASLVVGVIGLCSCMCFVVSIGAIVLGAFGKKSADTAGDANSRTMALVGLGLGVLGIVVGIGYWTWFIVAGANGYY from the coding sequence ATGACCCCGCCGCCCGCCCCGGGCAGCCGCGGCCCGGGGGACAAGAACCCCCTGATCCTGTCGATCGCCTCGCTGGTGGTCGGCGTCATCGGCCTGTGCTCGTGCATGTGCTTCGTGGTGTCCATCGGCGCGATCGTGCTCGGCGCCTTCGGCAAGAAGAGCGCCGATACCGCCGGAGACGCCAACAGCCGGACGATGGCGCTGGTCGGCCTCGGACTGGGTGTCCTGGGGATCGTGGTCGGCATCGGGTACTGGACCTGGTTCATCGTGGCCGGTGCCAACGGCTACTACTGA
- the rimP gene encoding ribosome maturation factor RimP — protein MGPDQDVHEQVSAALGDDFVVDSVTVTPAGKRRVARIIVERPVAQVVGNTPVEPLTLDEIADATRLVSDALDSSDVMGDQPYTLEVSTPGTDRPLTEPVHFRRCVSRLVELRLTEGEQTGRVLAVTADGVDLHVKGTKKQQPHTAHIPFVEITKGIAQVEFSRPKSTSVDADAEMEA, from the coding sequence ATGGGTCCGGACCAAGACGTCCACGAGCAGGTGTCCGCAGCACTGGGTGACGACTTCGTCGTGGACTCGGTGACGGTGACGCCGGCCGGCAAGCGGCGCGTCGCCCGGATCATCGTCGAGCGACCGGTCGCGCAGGTCGTCGGGAACACCCCGGTCGAGCCGCTGACCCTCGACGAGATCGCCGACGCCACTCGTCTCGTCAGCGACGCACTCGACTCGAGTGACGTCATGGGCGACCAGCCGTACACCCTCGAGGTCTCGACCCCCGGCACCGACCGCCCGCTGACCGAGCCCGTGCACTTCCGCCGCTGCGTCTCCCGCCTCGTCGAGCTGCGCCTGACCGAGGGCGAGCAGACCGGCCGGGTCCTTGCGGTCACTGCCGACGGTGTCGACCTGCACGTCAAGGGCACGAAGAAGCAGCAGCCGCACACCGCCCACATTCCGTTCGTGGAGATCACCAAGGGCATCGCCCAGGTGGAGTTCTCCCGTCCCAAGAGCACGTCGGTGGATGCCGACGCCGAGATGGAGGCCTGA
- the nusA gene encoding transcription termination factor NusA — MDIDIHALKALEREREIPFDVLVDAIEAALLGAYHRTEGAYKHARVELDRTQGHVIVWAREEHLVEEEVPVEPAEGEAPPVDEDGNPLMRTRMRREQGPEFEDTPDNFGRVAAATARQVITQRMRDLEDDAVLGDFRGREGDIVAGVIQQSSNPRNVLVDFGTVEGILPSAEQVPGEVYTHGERLRVYVVAVKRGMRGPEISLSRTHPNLVRKLFAMEVPEIADGSVEIAALAREAGHRTKIAVHSKIPGLNAKGACIGAMGARVRAVMSHLQGEKIDIVDYSQDPQQFISAALSPSKVQSVTVVDPKLRSARVVVPDYQLSLAIGKEGQNARLAAKLTGWRIDIRPDTAPDVSGGVAVPGQSPG, encoded by the coding sequence ATGGACATCGACATCCACGCACTCAAGGCGCTCGAGCGTGAGCGCGAGATCCCCTTCGACGTCCTCGTGGACGCGATCGAAGCAGCCCTGCTGGGCGCATACCACCGCACGGAGGGCGCCTACAAGCACGCCCGCGTCGAGCTGGACCGCACGCAGGGGCACGTCATCGTCTGGGCCCGCGAGGAGCACCTGGTCGAGGAGGAGGTCCCGGTCGAGCCGGCCGAAGGGGAGGCCCCGCCCGTCGACGAGGACGGCAACCCGTTGATGCGCACCCGTATGCGACGGGAGCAGGGGCCGGAGTTCGAGGACACCCCGGACAACTTCGGCCGCGTCGCCGCGGCGACCGCTCGCCAAGTGATCACCCAGCGCATGCGTGACCTCGAGGACGACGCGGTCCTCGGTGACTTCCGCGGCCGCGAGGGCGACATCGTCGCCGGCGTCATCCAGCAGAGCTCCAACCCGCGCAACGTCCTGGTCGACTTCGGCACGGTCGAGGGCATCCTCCCGTCGGCCGAGCAGGTCCCCGGCGAGGTGTACACCCACGGCGAGCGGCTGCGCGTCTACGTGGTCGCGGTCAAGCGCGGCATGCGCGGCCCCGAGATCAGCCTGTCGCGCACCCACCCCAACCTCGTGCGCAAGCTCTTCGCGATGGAGGTCCCGGAGATCGCCGACGGCTCGGTCGAGATCGCGGCCCTGGCCCGTGAGGCAGGCCACCGCACGAAGATCGCGGTCCACTCCAAGATCCCCGGCCTGAACGCCAAGGGCGCGTGCATCGGTGCGATGGGTGCCCGCGTGCGGGCCGTCATGAGCCACCTGCAGGGCGAGAAGATCGACATCGTCGACTACTCGCAGGATCCGCAGCAGTTCATCTCCGCGGCCCTGTCGCCCTCGAAGGTGCAGTCCGTCACGGTCGTCGACCCCAAGTTGCGCTCGGCCCGCGTCGTCGTGCCGGATTACCAGCTCTCGCTGGCCATCGGCAAGGAGGGGCAGAATGCCCGCCTGGCGGCCAAGCTCACCGGCTGGCGCATCGACATCCGCCCGGACACGGCTCCGGACGTCAGTGGGGGCGTCGCCGTACCCGGGCAGTCCCCGGGGTGA